Sequence from the bacterium genome:
GATACCAGGACAGCCTCTTCATACAGTTATCTCTTACTATATAAAAGCAAAAGATGTATTAGGAAATACAAAGACGACACCAGAATATACATTCCGTATAGAGCCTACTTATGAATTCTCTACCATTATATGTAATGCTTACAATGTGTTCATAACTACCAATGATGAGATTATAACCATCAAGCCAGATACACTTGATTGCGGGATTCCTGATAAGAAGAAAGAAATAAGCTTTATTATTAATAAAACTGGCACACTTGGTTGGAGTGAGATTGTGGTTCCTTGGGATCTACTACATGGGAATTCGGTGCTTGGTGGGTTCGTAGTGAAGCTTAATGATATTTCTGTAAACTGTGAGATTACAGAATTCCCGGGACACTTTACCAAAATATATTTTACTTATGAAGATGGTGGCTATGTTACAATTTGTGCACCTATCTGTGTCGGTGATGTAAATGAAGATGGAAAGATTGATATGAAAGATATCCGTGAAGTAGCTAAGCGATTTGGAGATACACCATGGTACTCAAACGCAGGTGTGCCATGGCTTCCGCGTGCTGATATAGATAAAAATAAAAAGATAGATATGAAAGATATAAGATTTGTAGCAAAGCTCTTTGGCCTCACAAAGGAAAGTGATATACTTGCACTCTTAGAAGATATCGTAGGCCATCCAATAGCGCCACCAGTGCTTACTTTGTATCAGAACTTTCCTAATCCATTCTCATCTGGTACTTTAATAAGGTATGGAGTACCAAGAAATGGAAGGGTATCGCTTAAGGTGTATAACTCTGCTGGTCAAATAGTAGAAACAATTGTTGATGAAGAGAAGCTACCTGGATATTACTCGGTGGGTTGGAGTTCCGAAAAAATGCCTGATGGTATCTATTTCTTACGACTTGAGACTCAGGATAGGGTTATCACCAAAAAGATGATATTGGTGAAGTAAAAGGCATCTCGTTGAGATAGGTGAACAGGGGAGGTTGAAAAATCCTTCCTGCTCACCTTTTTATTTAAACTCTGCTAAATCGGAACCTTTCCATATATGAGGTGAAGCTGATAGGATAAGCTTCACTATTCCTAATCTTTATATAAAATATTGTTTTTATTTTTCCTAAATTGTAAGAGAGTATACCGGGATGATAGAGGCTTTCCAGCAGGCATTTATTTTGTAAAGTTTGTAGCCGTAAATTTTAAAGCAACTGAGAAACTGATTTTGATGCAGTTAGTACTTAGTTAACTCCGGTATTTCAGTGTTCTGTTACACCTGTGAAATTCCAGTTCTCTACTTTTATTGCCGGTACCATTGAGCCATATAAAAATGGTAGCCCATAGTGCTCACCACTCGCAATAAGTATAGGTTGTGAGATTTCGGATACATTTGACAAAGCTTCTAATATACTTTGGGTAAATCGGAGATTTTTTAAAGGCTTTGATAGCTTACCATTTTCAATTAAATAAGTACCATCCCTTGTCATACCTGTTATTGTTAGGGTCATTGGGTCTATGACATTTGTATAGTGAAATCTTGTTACAAGTATACCTTTTTTTGTAGACTTAATCATATCTTCAAGGGTTGAACCGCCACCCCCCATAAATAAATTAGATGGTACAGGTCCTATTGTAGTGCTTCCAGTTGAGTGGCCTGTAGACTCTTTACCAGCTTTTTTAGCAGTGGTAAGGTCGTAAACTAAGCCAGTGGCTACACCGTTTTCAATTAGAGATACCCTTGTTTTTGGTACGCCCTCAAAATCAAATGGAAACGCAAATCCAATTGGGTCAAGTCCATCATCCCATATTGTTATATTCTCACCTACTACTTTTTTACCTAATTTGCCACATAAAGGACTTCTACCTTCCTGGTATCTAAGTGCATTGAATCCAAAATAAGCAAGATAAGATAAAAGGTCGGCAACAGCAAGCTCTTCCATTATGACTTCGTATTTTCCACATTCAATTTTGGACGGATTTTGAGCCAGTTTTGCCTTTGTTATAGCTTTATCTGCGACACTTTCATAATCTATTTTGTTTATATCCCTTGAACCTGCTTGGGCATAACCAGAACCAGAGTTTCCTATAATTATTGTATTCAAGAAGGCTGATGTGCTCAAGTTATAAACAAATAGATGATTTGAGTTTGCAATACATATTTCTAATACATCTGTAGATAAACTACCAAAAGATTGTAAATCTTGTGCCCTACGGATGATTGACTTACAGACTTTTGCCATCTTTTGAGGCGTTAACTCTTTAGTTGATGAAATGAAGCTTTCTACTTCTATAATTGATTTTGG
This genomic interval carries:
- a CDS encoding TldD/PmbA family protein, translated to MWGEKALRELVNRALTYSKAESTQVSIYTWDSKLTRFANSYIHQNMSEENIFIGVKCVNENRIGEAITNRPDTIEAIIDKAQEVSKISPKNEDFPCFPGPKSIIEVESFISSTKELTPQKMAKVCKSIIRRAQDLQSFGSLSTDVLEICIANSNHLFVYNLSTSAFLNTIIIGNSGSGYAQAGSRDINKIDYESVADKAITKAKLAQNPSKIECGKYEVIMEELAVADLLSYLAYFGFNALRYQEGRSPLCGKLGKKVVGENITIWDDGLDPIGFAFPFDFEGVPKTRVSLIENGVATGLVYDLTTAKKAGKESTGHSTGSTTIGPVPSNLFMGGGGSTLEDMIKSTKKGILVTRFHYTNVIDPMTLTITGMTRDGTYLIENGKLSKPLKNLRFTQSILEALSNVSEISQPILIASGEHYGLPFLYGSMVPAIKVENWNFTGVTEH
- a CDS encoding T9SS type A sorting domain-containing protein is translated as IPGQPLHTVISYYIKAKDVLGNTKTTPEYTFRIEPTYEFSTIICNAYNVFITTNDEIITIKPDTLDCGIPDKKKEISFIINKTGTLGWSEIVVPWDLLHGNSVLGGFVVKLNDISVNCEITEFPGHFTKIYFTYEDGGYVTICAPICVGDVNEDGKIDMKDIREVAKRFGDTPWYSNAGVPWLPRADIDKNKKIDMKDIRFVAKLFGLTKESDILALLEDIVGHPIAPPVLTLYQNFPNPFSSGTLIRYGVPRNGRVSLKVYNSAGQIVETIVDEEKLPGYYSVGWSSEKMPDGIYFLRLETQDRVITKKMILVK